The segment ATGTAATGGGGACTTGGAAGCACAAGACATCTTTCAAGCGAAGGAAAACAACACGAAGAGGAAGTACCTGATGTTCCATATTTTTGGTGCAGATCCTATGTAGtaaataataaggaaaatcaATTGGATTGTTCAAATTCAACAACATAACAGGAAGGAAATTTCGACGAAGTTGGATAGCCCACTCACCAGGGCTAGGTTAAAGTCAATGAGGTAGCCTTTATCAACCTTTCTTGAAAAAAGGAAGTTTCCAGGTTTAACATCTCTGTGAACAATACCCTGCATGTAAGAAAAATAGAAGTTAGTTGTGTTACCAGGAAATCCATTCAGTTCACATGCATCATTTCTGATATTCTTACCTGTTTATGTAAACCAGCAAGTGCCCTGAACATGCAAAAACCATACCACCGGAGCTGGGAAACATTCATATCCCTTTTCAAGACCTTAAGTATGAACCATGACAATAAACATGTTAACATAACAACTATTATATGTTTAAACTAGATAACTCAAAAATTAAAGAGATCAACCTCTGGTCTATCATGCTCGACATGCTCTAAAACAAGGCAGTCAGAATTTCCATTCTTGAATGATCCTTCATACTTAATGACACAGTTCTTTCCCCTGTCATAAAGCAAAGGTTTTAGAAGAATTCCCATAGTGCACAAATAGCTATAGATATTATATTTGCATATATTCATGTTGTATCCATGGTTCCTCAAAACAATTTCCTACGTCATTACCCAAAGCGCTCGAGCATCTTTAACTCATTATGGACATGTTGTGTGTTAGCATTTGGGTGAGGACCTGCAAAGTCACAATCAACATCTCAATTATATTTATCACCATAAAAGCATCAAAATCAGTCCCCAGTTAAGGCAACTGAGGGCCATACATGGATGTGTATCAGAGAAACTCAATGATGAAAAGAGCATAGATACTCCATTTTaccatttctttttttgagaCAAGATACTCCATTTTACCATTTCTTTGAAAATGAAACAATGTTTCAGCACGGGACAAAAAGCAAAACATGGTGCCACAAACAAAACATATAGTTCTACTTCTCAATCTTTTTGGGACTGACACACTTCTCTTTTTAGTCAATCATAAAAAGAGTAACAAATTTCCTTAATTGGCAAACATTTAATGACCCTAACAACATTTTACCCATGTTGGGTTCCACTTATTTGGCAAAAAAGTTCATAAAGTACTTTTctgtttaaaaattaatttattctaaGGATAGGTTTTGAATATAGCAAAGTCTTCCCATATTTCTTAAACTGTGTCAGTCAATCTAATCACATAAATcgggacagagggagtaatgATGTAGACAGAAGAATGCCTCCCATCTTTTGATGCAACATCAACCTATACTACAATTCGTTCTCCCTTTGACCTTGCTCAATAAGGTTAACAGGTATCAACCTACATCTTTCCACAGATATATCATGGAAGTTAACCAGTCAAGTTCAACAATATGGAAGAATGAAAACAGCATTCAACTGCTAAAGGATCCTAAAATAGTTATACGATCAGATAAAGCAAAtcaaagaaatttaaatttaatataataagcAAGTATCTGGGTGCATATCATACATTTAATTGCAAATTTCACTCCATCACTCTTTCTCCTTGCCCTGTACACCGTCCCATAACCACCTGCAAATAGTCATCAGGATTGTTAAAGGCATAAATTGGTAAAAAGTTCGGAATATACATTGCTACAATTGAAAGCCAGTCAAAGGTAAATACCTGAACCCTCTTCTTCCTCCACAATATAAGAGTCAAAGTTAGGCAATTGATTTTGCTCCGATTGGCTCTACAAAATAAGCAACTTGATGTTTACGTCATGATTTTACAGCAGTAGGCTTACCAAATACAAGTCAAATAAAATGATGCACTGGAGCTTACTTTTGCAGAGTTACATATGACATTCTCCCCATTTTCTTTTGGATTTTCCCTCCTCTCTTTAATGCCCATACCCAAGTCATAGTTCTGTTTGTGCTTCAGCTTCACAGGGATTGACGTTGCATCTCTTCTAAGTTGCTCTTTGTCGAGAAGCAGAATGGCGGCATTATGATCCTTTGGTTCCTTGGAATTCTTCGGCTCCCCGTCGTCCAATACATCCCTCTGAAAGGATTTTGAATTGGGCAATGATTTTCCCAGCTGCTTCTGACCAAAAGATTGTGAGCGCGCTAAGATGGCATGGCTCTGCAGAGGCTTATCATTTTTCGCTGTATCTATGTGGAGAAGTGAAGTCGAGCATTCTTTTGTAGCATTCTCTGCAGGCAAATCATCTTGAGGTGATATGAGCGCCTTTTTTCTATGAGTCTCAGTGCAGTTAACTTTTATATTACCAACAGGATAAGAAGCTGGTTCTTCTTTGTTGCCTTCCACAAAATTTTCCTTTTGAGTCATCCTTTCAAATCCATAGACAGAAGCATCAGCTGCAGATAGCAAAATTTCCATTTCTTGGTCCACTATAGTACAGGAATTTATGCAagagtttattttcttttctgtaGTACCAACCATCTCAGAAGCTGAACTGGCAGGGTGTGGATTCATCTGAAGCATGGAATCTGTGATACGTTTAACTCTCATTGATCTAGGCAATCTGAAGAGGCTATGATTAGGAACTTTAGATTTACAAATAGGAATATGTACAAAATTTGCTTCATCACTGTTCTCTCCCCTCTCTAATTTGTTTTTGCATTCATATTCAATACTCTGAAGTCCAGAACTTGATGATCTGGTACTACCATCAATTACCCAACAGGTTCTgaacatttcataaaattctCTGAAATTGCAACCCAATGACAATGGTATTCTTGTCAACCGGTTCACGCCACACCTCGAATTGTCATTGGGGAGATATGCCTGTACCAGCAATGTTTAGAGTCTTAGAGACAACAAAGATGACTATTTTGAACTTTAGCATAAAGTGGAACAAAGCAATACATTCTAATGAAAGCCAATTAAGAAGAAGAATCATAGAAATGGCGAGGCAAAGCAAGATTAACAGCCAAAATCCCAGATCTCCCTCAGTCTTGGACATAATAGAAAGAAAATTCTGAGAAGACTAATGTGTCATATTATCTAACAGGCCTTAGTGATCTTCCATGTTATTATTTGATCCCAATTCaagttatataagaaaattcTGCAGTCGCCTAATTAACTTTTCATATGAATGATTTCTCATTTAAAAGTATGAAGTGTGTGAACTATCTCATTCAGAATTAAAAGCAATTAGAGATTAGAGacttttgattatttatataaGGATTGTAATACACCCTCTGACGTGCAAGCCTAATTCTTCTCTTGGTATGTGAAAAATATCATGTTGATCTCAAACTCAAAAACTGTCTACCAGAGGTGTATAAACCATGTCATCCAAACTCTTAAACTATTAGGAAATAACACttctatttatacatattaGGTCTCTTGCATTATTAATCAATAGCTCAAGTGGACAGGAAGACATCTATTCCATGTCATTCAAGTCATACACTTGTACAAGTTTCTAATTATCCATTCTCATATTTATTTGCATATGCTGTGAAGAATGGGAGCTTCATGAAGAGCTGTAATTGACTATTAATGGCccaccaaaaaggaaaaaatctcCTAATCATAGAGTCATTAAGTCTAGATTATCTGAGATCTATAATAGGGCCTCAATTGGCCAAACATTGAGTTTGCATCTGTTAAGCATCAGATCTAATCATAATCTACTCAACGCATACTTATCACAAAAATCTTTTCATTCCAAGTCCAGACACTTATAATGTTTTCACCAATTCAAGTTTAGAAAACATTGACATTTATGTCGTCAAATTAACAAtctcattcacatatttcttatTTCAATTGAATGCTAATGCTAATTCTAATGGTTAGACAAAATATCAGCATGCAGTACATCTTAACTAACTACAAAGGCTCACAAATTCTCAAATTAAAACATGAAAAGCTCCAAAATTACCTGTCCGAACATCCTCCATGCCACCGAAGGCAAAGGCATCATCATTTGACTTCTTCCTTCACCTGaaataatcaaacaaaataCTCAAGTTAACCATAATCACAACACGTAGACtaaaaagaacagaaaatacCATGTCCTACcatcaaaataattgaaaagtCCTCTTTTATTAACCACTTTTGAATACTCAACCTCCGATCCAGCTCTCTTCCTTTTCCTATAATAAGTCCTAGTTATACGCTCCGTCTGTCCTCTATCCCGGAGCTCCTGAAACTCCAGCTGAGGTACAAAATCCGTAAACGCATCCGCATTCGCGAAGAATTTAACTGTTGATGTGAATCCGATGGAAGAAAACGTAACTAAGTAATTGTTCGTCAAATGAAGAGGAGAATTAGGAATCGAACAGAGAAATTCAATGAACTCCGGTGAAGCTGAAAATAAAGTGCATTTCGATGAAAGCTCCGATGGATGAGCTGGTCTTCCTGTTGATAATAGAAGAGCGAAAATGTGCCATGCTTTATGTACATCGGAGATGGCAGTGGCGGAGTCCAAGTCGGAGAATGAGGTTAATTGAAGTTCCATCGATTTTCAGATCTGAAGATGGAGAAAACACATGAGGATTTTGCTTGCAGAGAAATGAGAGAAAGTGAAAAAAGGAAATTTAGAGATGAGTGAATAAGAGGGAGAAAGAGAGAGGAGCGGGAAATTGATTTGCTGTAGGGTTTGATAATCCCGCCAATTTCTTTTATAGGAAATTGAAAAAGATTaaacaagaaacaaaataaagataaaataagttaaatagaCAGAAATTTGGGCTGGGCCTTTAAGTACATATTTACCCATATATTGGACATATTTACCCAAGTATCTATCGAAATTTTCCCAaagtttatctttaaaaatttgagcAACTTTCAcgtataacaaatataaaaattatatttgtatgttataacttatataacaaatataaaaatcatatttgtatgttataacttAAGTTTACGTAATTAcactccataacaaacataaatatgtatatttcactatacatatacaaaagaaaacagtTGTATAATCTATTTCATTTGTgcttgtataaagtgagagtgGCGAATAAGATATGGGAGAGtgagacgaaaatatatgtatatacacaaTTTTCTTTCGCTTTGTACAAACAGAAatgcattttatacatttgtatttaaataaaagagagagtaaATTCACCAGGAAAGAAAGCAAAATAGCAACAATTTGTTATGGAGCCTAATTATATCAACCTACGtttataaacattttatttgaatt is part of the Solanum pennellii chromosome 8, SPENNV200 genome and harbors:
- the LOC107026764 gene encoding probable serine/threonine-protein kinase cdc7, with product MELQLTSFSDLDSATAISDVHKAWHIFALLLSTGRPAHPSELSSKCTLFSASPEFIEFLCSIPNSPLHLTNNYLVTFSSIGFTSTVKFFANADAFTDFVPQLEFQELRDRGQTERITRTYYRKRKRAGSEVEYSKVVNKRGLFNYFDGEGRSQMMMPLPSVAWRMFGQAYLPNDNSRCGVNRLTRIPLSLGCNFREFYEMFRTCWVIDGSTRSSSSGLQSIEYECKNKLERGENSDEANFVHIPICKSKVPNHSLFRLPRSMRVKRITDSMLQMNPHPASSASEMVGTTEKKINSCINSCTIVDQEMEILLSAADASVYGFERMTQKENFVEGNKEEPASYPVGNIKVNCTETHRKKALISPQDDLPAENATKECSTSLLHIDTAKNDKPLQSHAILARSQSFGQKQLGKSLPNSKSFQRDVLDDGEPKNSKEPKDHNAAILLLDKEQLRRDATSIPVKLKHKQNYDLGMGIKERRENPKENGENVICNSAKSQSEQNQLPNFDSYIVEEEEGSGGYGTVYRARRKSDGVKFAIKCPHPNANTQHVHNELKMLERFGGKNCVIKYEGSFKNGNSDCLVLEHVEHDRPEVLKRDMNVSQLRWYGFCMFRALAGLHKQGIVHRDVKPGNFLFSRKVDKGYLIDFNLALDLHQKYGTSDKTKSSHATSCNSDPVPPARSLPPIKQRRSTVKLEEGINEEAMKGVKSPIRSKNLKRKAGQEKVGTDIAHRSIRKSQGADGSGITSAKDATSNRTPSAERLREPLPCTGRKELINLVQEVRQRSSHVDTNGPTSKRKRVAATPGKVEKKYYITPMPLHSSGIAIGGAGLLKSKGDRMQKREGPCVGTKGFRAPEVLFRSVHQGTKLDIWSAGVTLLYFIIGRTPFAGDPDQNIKEIVKLKGSEDLWEVAKLHNRESSFPADLFDTKSLSPVKLREWCSRNTRKSDFLEIIPQSLIDLVDKCLTSNPRLRISAEEALRHEFFAPCYETWRKQKMHRLRFSQESQDLESTLPLPENSQSRVVL